One Neodiprion pinetum isolate iyNeoPine1 chromosome 1, iyNeoPine1.2, whole genome shotgun sequence genomic window carries:
- the LOC124213806 gene encoding uncharacterized protein isoform X11: protein MQSNAETGIEPYEYQLILEVLRRDALILDSVRVKLSRAAKEAKDEKTKQTLDDSRCACCLKPFVVGRGVGCGECGSRVCRKGCSRWDTPDNAWHCLFCHQRRLLQLWLRRNEKWFETFGGLSADHDDASHRFSTAKSEVFLAGADYAGVGPGVGLAAGGEEDAGDSVERVREFVERIVEGLVGDVDEIPIDRLYDHIAYDRFVANYKQPLAGALARLAIALQLSIGNKPAADTPTMAHAALRDLVERAVEEARKLPGLGNPDAGRSTEPGDVADQTYEDLLATAILNKVIEKYQNERVDDNSNTVGAKRTSPNQKYITSEIEVGLDEGVEEGSSSLEPLSQDEYGSDCSAPPSKYSINRQEPLSLTIEEHIEEVTTTYTSDEEERDEAAANGLNFNNAHRVPFPEFGMDIIDLSQESSEELLDETSTPTHVDLVTPVESWEENWLFQKKKMQAQSEPVSMLVPNPSEDLKPLIGDREADDTSDLSDCSAHSDEEIEDELLEVINNVIPKPRGSPEESRASGLAEGKERLEIETRSTDNIRKIGHENLTTNTATHFQINEAGANGMTNGHNEQKTESPSSGRSDIKLGIEDMLVFHLRDKNTSQSEQKTMRQDQSSEFIEAEKSSGNIVTWDETTGGSVIKSPEPASRLKSRASVEITSRNGTQTIVVNRSSTSFTEKTNSDVTGPQVLESVCRSDQSKDQQAKRPSVIPRDNEVDKMPQDQHVDLGDDLCSKECPRTPTSSPLEQKIGVPEIQTRTDLHSLDEKLVSIETRIDTKLGSLEEKLRSHVPDLEKKQDPNVTEVGNGVVEARFAFIESGNENHRTVITKEHRDDLQNEDGAQQESEYTEHYDTATQRHLDSLKRPAKGGKDDIKVVDIHDDDDIPPPIPSTPPPIARLRQCREAAELANLEVDQLEPAERKRVEVDLFLATPPRPGTIAEREHKKWENAAPIENNPYSEENIQKRLWQRQYSRKVSSESLSGVNTEIPKVDGTSIQVVLGAGQPDVKRYGRDYYINEAKKASGERARRSAMLNAGRPNSSLSQNSGSFEGDIEQQLARIRKLVESTS, encoded by the exons CTCAGAAGGAACGAGAAGTGGTTCGAGACCTTTGGCGGTTTGTCCGCCGACCACGACGACGCGTCTCACCGGTTCAGTACGGCCAAATCCGAGGTTTTTCTCGCAG GAGCGGACTATGCTGGGGTTGGTCCTGGCGTGGGCCTTGCCGCCGGAGGCGAAGAGGATGCGGGTGATTCGGTGGAAAGGGTCCGAGAATTCGTCGAGAGGATAGTCGAAGGCCTCGTCGGAGACGTCGACGAGATACCGATAGACCGCCTCTACGATCACATCGCCT ATGATCGATTTGTGGCAAACTACAAGCAACCATTGGCTGGGGCCCTAGCACGACTGGCGATAGCGCTTCAACTCTCTATCGGTA ATAAGCCGGCAGCCGATACTCCGACAATGGCGCACGCCGCGCTTCGAGATTTGGTCGAACGCGCTGTGGAGGAAGCGAGGAAGTTGCCAGGACTCGGAAATCCGGATGCCGGACGATCCACCGAGCCCGGAGATGTCGCTGACCAGACTTATGAGGATCTCCTCGCGACTGCTATACTCAACAAG GTGATCGAGAAGTATCAAAATGAACGCGTCGACGACAACAGCAACACAGTGGGCGCCAAAAGAACCTCCCCGAATCAGAAATACATCACCA GTGAAATCGAGGTGGGACTCGACGAAGGCGTCGAGGAAGGCAGCAGCAGCCTCGAACCACTCTCTCAGGACGAGTATGGCAGCGATTGTAGCGCACCACCCTCGAAATATTCCATCAATCGTCAGGAACCACTGTCGTTGACG ATAGAAGAGCACATCGAAGAAGTGACAACGACCTACACTTCGGACGAGGAAGAACGAGATGAGGCCGCGGCGAACGGTCTGAATTTCAACAACGCGCATCGTGTGCCTTTCCCCGAATTTGGAATGGACATAATCGATC TTTCTCAAGAGTCTTCCGAGGAATTGCTCGACGAGACGTCGACGCCGACGCACGTGGATCTAGTCACGCCTGTAGAATCATGGGAGGAGAATTGGCTGTTTCAAAAGAAGAAGATGCAGGCTCAATCCGAACCAGTCTCAATGCTGGTCCCAAATCCTAGCGAAGATTTGAAACCTTTGATTGGCGACAGAGAGGCCGATGACACCTCAGATCTGTCCGACTGTTCCGCTCATTCCgacgaagaaattgaagaCGAACTACTCGAAGTTATCAACAACGTGATTCCAAAACCTCGAGGTAGTCCGGAAGAGTCCAGAGCTTCTGGTTTGGCGGAAGGTAAGGAAAGACTGGAAATTGAAACGCGGAGTACAGATAATATCCGAAAGATTGGTCACGAAAATCTAACGACGAACACCGCAACCCACTTCCAAATCAACGAAGCTGGTGCCAACGGAATGACGAACGGACATAACGAACAGAAAACCGAGAGTCCATCGTCGGGGAGGTCGGATATCAAACTTGGCATTGAAGACATGCTCGTGTTCCATCTGAGGGACAAAAATACCTCGCAATCCGAGCAGAAAACTATGCGTCAGGATCAGTCGAGCGAGTTTATAGAGGCGGAAAAATCGTCGGGAAATATCGTAACGTGGGATGAAACGACCGGTGGTAGTGTAATAAAAAGTCCAGAACCAGCTTCTAGATTGAAGTCGAGAGCTTCGGTCGAAATTACGAGTCGAAACGGGACCCAAACAATCGTGGTGAACAGATCGTCGACTTCTTTTACAGAAAAGACTAATTCCGATGTGACAGGACCTCAGGTACTTGAATCGGTCTGCCGGTCCGACCAATCCAAGGATCAACAAGCCAAACGTCCATCCGTTATTCCACGAGATAACGAGGTAGATAAGATGCCTCAAGACCAGCATGTTGACCTGGGGGATGATTTGTGCTCAAAAGAATGCCCAAGAACTCCGACATCATCTCCTCTCGAACAGAAAATCGGCGTCCCAGAAATTCAAACTCGTACCGACCTCCATTCGCTAGATGAAAAACTCGTATCCATCGAGACGAGGATTGACACGAAACTTGGTTcgcttgaagaaaaattgagaagCCACGTTCCGGACCTCGAAAAGAAGCAAGACCCCAACGTAACGGAAGTCGGAAACGGAGTGGTCGAAGCGCGCTTCGCTTTCATAGAAAGCGGCAACGAGAATCATCGCACTGTGATAACCAAGGAGCACAGAGACGACCTGCAAA ACGAGGATGGAGCTCAGCAGGAAAGCGAGTACACCGAGCATTACGACACAGCGACCCAGAGACACCTGGACAGTTTAAAAAGACCCGCAAAAGGTGGTAAAGATGACATCAAGGTAGTGGATATTCACGACGATGACGATATTCCACCGCCGATACCCTCGACTCCCCCGCCGATTGCCAGACTCAG GCAGTGCCGCGAGGCTGCGGAGTTAGCCAACCTCGAGGTTGATCAACTCGAACCGGCCGAACGGAAAAGGGTCGAAGTTGACCTGTTTCTCGCCACCCCGCCTCGACCAG GCACGATAGCCGAGCGCGAGCATAAGAAGTGGGAAAATGCCGCACCGATAGAGAACAATCCTTACAGTGAggaaaatattcagaaaagATTGTGGCAACGGCAATACTCCCGGAAGGTTTCATCCGAATCTTTATCTGG AGTAAACACCGAAATACCAAAGGTGGATGGAACCTCTATTCAAGTGGTCCTGGGCGCTGGTCAACCGGACGTTAAAAG GTACGGGAGAGACTACTATATCAACGAGGCAAAGAAAGCAAGTGGAGAGCGCGCTAGAAGATCGGCTATGTTGAATGCCGGAAGACCGAACAGCTCGTTATCCCAGAATTCCGGCTCGTTCGAAGGCGATATTGAACAGCAG TTGGCGAGGATTCGAAAGTTAGTCGAGTCGACGAGCTAA